From a region of the Constantimarinum furrinae genome:
- a CDS encoding SRPBCC family protein, which produces MKDFDWTQFTRKIAIGASVQTLYDAWTIPAEIEQWFLSNATYLTSEGTPVSKTEAVAKGLTYQWQWYLYDVTESGAIREANGKDQFQFTFAGDCVVDVSFKAYDKGTIVTLTQSGIPTDNESKKNIRLGCDHGWSFYLLNLKSVYEGGIDLRNKDPQLKPMLNN; this is translated from the coding sequence ATGAAAGATTTTGATTGGACCCAATTCACTCGTAAGATCGCTATTGGAGCTTCGGTTCAAACACTGTATGATGCTTGGACTATTCCAGCCGAGATCGAACAATGGTTTTTAAGTAATGCCACGTATTTAACATCGGAAGGAACTCCGGTTTCAAAAACGGAGGCTGTTGCAAAGGGCCTTACCTATCAATGGCAATGGTATTTATATGATGTCACAGAATCGGGGGCGATCAGAGAAGCAAACGGTAAGGATCAATTTCAATTCACCTTTGCAGGCGATTGTGTCGTTGACGTTTCATTTAAGGCTTATGATAAAGGTACTATTGTGACCTTAACTCAATCGGGTATTCCAACCGATAACGAATCGAAGAAAAATATAAGACTTGGCTGTGATCATGGCTGGTCTTTTTATTTACTAAACCTGAAATCGGTTTATGAAGGTGGAATCGATCTTAGAAATAAAGACCCACAATTGAAGCCCATGTTAAACAATTAA
- a CDS encoding S8 family peptidase, with the protein MKRLLFLGLLSVTQITVAQIQDAWVFFADKEDVQASIANPISILTQESIDRKTMHGVVIDERDVPVNESYISTIKNQTGITVFAKSKWMNCVYVQGTQNNIENLLGLPFVTDVEYADKDLNLIPDHTPAADKFAIENDQSRVVYNYGDATNQTEMIGIDYVHEQNFTGEDMIVAVMDSGFPNFASNPGFANIISEGRLLGTFDFFSRTTNVTGTGSHGISTSSDIGGFIQDEFVGTAPNASFYLFRTEYGPDENPREEAWWVEALERADSLGVDVVNTSLSYQEYDNSNYSHSYADLDGQTTFAARGANLAFDKGMLLVSSAGNAGNGFGTVATPADAPGVLTVGAVDLNGNYVSFSSRGPTVDGRVKPDVMAKGLDAAVISQNGNVTTSNGTSFSSPIMAGAVTSLWEVRPELRNYQIMQIVRESAHLFHNPTNEMGYGIPNFEDAYNAVITLGLEDEMLDKYFALYPNPVVDVLHISFPEDSNSADLVIYNVLGTKIMETPITRDRNRIDMSSFTSGIYLVTITSGTKRNSYKIVKQ; encoded by the coding sequence ATGAAAAGATTATTATTTCTTGGGCTACTATCCGTTACACAGATCACCGTAGCACAAATTCAGGATGCATGGGTGTTCTTTGCCGATAAGGAAGATGTGCAGGCATCTATCGCAAATCCTATAAGTATTCTTACTCAAGAATCTATAGACCGAAAAACAATGCACGGGGTGGTGATCGACGAGCGTGATGTGCCGGTAAACGAATCCTATATTTCTACGATAAAGAATCAGACAGGAATCACTGTTTTTGCTAAATCGAAGTGGATGAACTGTGTGTACGTGCAGGGGACTCAAAACAACATTGAAAATTTATTGGGACTTCCGTTTGTAACCGATGTGGAATACGCCGATAAAGACTTGAACCTAATTCCGGATCATACCCCGGCAGCAGATAAATTTGCCATTGAAAACGATCAAAGCAGGGTAGTCTATAATTATGGTGATGCAACAAATCAAACAGAAATGATAGGCATAGACTATGTGCATGAACAGAATTTTACAGGCGAAGATATGATCGTTGCGGTAATGGATAGCGGGTTTCCTAATTTTGCCTCAAATCCGGGATTCGCCAATATTATCAGTGAAGGCAGATTGTTAGGAACATTCGATTTTTTTAGCCGTACGACCAATGTTACAGGAACCGGGTCGCATGGTATAAGCACTAGTAGCGATATTGGTGGTTTTATTCAGGATGAATTCGTAGGAACTGCTCCCAATGCCTCTTTTTATCTTTTTAGAACAGAATACGGCCCCGATGAAAACCCCAGAGAAGAAGCCTGGTGGGTAGAAGCCTTAGAAAGAGCCGACAGTCTTGGGGTTGATGTCGTGAATACGTCTTTGAGTTATCAGGAGTATGACAACTCGAATTACAGTCACAGTTATGCCGATCTTGACGGCCAAACCACTTTTGCCGCGAGAGGTGCCAATCTTGCCTTCGACAAGGGAATGCTGCTGGTAAGTTCCGCCGGAAATGCCGGAAACGGATTTGGTACGGTGGCAACACCTGCAGATGCACCGGGGGTTCTTACTGTTGGTGCCGTTGATTTAAACGGAAATTATGTGAGTTTCAGCTCAAGAGGACCTACAGTGGATGGTCGTGTTAAGCCAGATGTAATGGCAAAAGGTCTGGATGCTGCAGTGATATCACAAAATGGAAACGTTACTACAAGTAACGGCACGTCTTTTAGCTCGCCCATTATGGCGGGTGCAGTGACCTCGCTATGGGAGGTACGTCCCGAATTGCGTAATTATCAAATCATGCAAATCGTCCGCGAGTCGGCACATTTATTTCACAATCCAACGAACGAAATGGGATATGGGATCCCTAATTTTGAAGATGCCTATAACGCCGTAATAACCCTTGGATTAGAGGATGAAATGCTGGACAAATATTTTGCCTTATATCCTAATCCTGTGGTGGATGTGTTACATATTTCATTTCCTGAGGATAGTAATTCGGCAGATTTAGTGATTTATAATGTTCTTGGAACAAAGATCATGGAAACTCCTATTACTAGGGATAGAAACCGAATTGATATGTCATCATTTACTTCAGGAATTTACCTAGTAACAATTACATCGGGTACAAAGCGTAATAGCTACAAAATCGTTAAACAATAG
- a CDS encoding SRPBCC domain-containing protein, with protein MNLTVKDIVFRPLHEVYNAIISAEKLCGYFTSHASEDIGEGKLLIWEWADYNVSAEIAVTTVKKNEQISFEWVVSGKKSSVDIKLKKEEERKTLIEITEHSFGSSEKEILRMMGQTQGWTDFICSLKAYLYTGINLRNGKQN; from the coding sequence ATGAACCTAACCGTAAAAGATATTGTATTTAGACCCTTGCACGAAGTATACAACGCAATTATTTCTGCCGAAAAGCTTTGCGGCTACTTTACCTCTCATGCGAGTGAAGATATTGGGGAAGGAAAACTGCTCATTTGGGAATGGGCCGATTATAATGTTTCCGCTGAAATTGCCGTAACCACTGTGAAAAAAAATGAACAAATTTCCTTCGAATGGGTCGTAAGCGGGAAAAAATCTTCAGTAGATATCAAACTTAAAAAAGAAGAAGAACGTAAAACCTTAATCGAAATTACCGAGCACTCTTTTGGCTCTTCAGAAAAAGAAATATTAAGGATGATGGGGCAGACTCAAGGGTGGACAGATTTTATATGTTCCCTTAAAGCTTATCTCTATACCGGAATAAATTTGAGAAACGGCAAACAAAACTAA
- a CDS encoding DUF922 domain-containing protein: protein MRFLFLLLTLSLFSFSSENDKEKMQWDENRKLTWADFQGRPQAGNDFVASTNSGISFSYSFRIENGKLDLDYSIQSNFYPKLSWYKRGNVSDYILEHEQTHFDISELFARKLRKKMVETGFSSNPKKEIDAIYQKNEQERRAFQNRYDAETDHSKNPEAEYKWRELVKTQLDFYERWK, encoded by the coding sequence TGTTTTCTTTTTCTTCGGAAAATGATAAAGAGAAGATGCAGTGGGATGAAAACCGTAAGCTAACATGGGCAGATTTTCAAGGCCGTCCTCAGGCAGGTAATGATTTTGTTGCCAGCACCAACAGCGGAATTTCCTTTTCCTATTCCTTTAGGATCGAAAACGGAAAACTCGATCTGGACTATTCTATTCAAAGTAATTTTTATCCTAAGCTCTCCTGGTATAAACGTGGGAATGTTTCAGATTACATATTGGAGCACGAACAGACACATTTCGATATTTCAGAATTGTTTGCCAGAAAGCTTCGGAAGAAAATGGTGGAGACCGGTTTTTCTTCCAATCCGAAAAAAGAGATCGATGCGATCTATCAAAAAAATGAACAGGAACGTCGTGCCTTTCAAAATCGATACGACGCCGAAACCGACCACTCTAAAAATCCGGAAGCCGAATACAAATGGCGCGAACTGGTGAAGACGCAATTAGATTTCTATGAACGATGGAAATAA
- a CDS encoding toxin-antitoxin system YwqK family antitoxin, with amino-acid sequence MKLVFCFFFGIFFGIYPAFAQSDINQYDENGKRHGVWKKYFSNSQQLRYEGEFDHGKEVGTFKYYCEECKDVPTITREFKKDNTALVKYFTKKGKLVSEGMMDGKDRIGEWIYYHEKSEAVMTKESYVNGKLHGKKITYYPNGKVTEEINYENGVMQGENLYYSYDGVLLKKLKYENDQLQGEATYYDAHGNVVIEGFYKDGKKHGLWKYYKDGKIILEETYPKPQD; translated from the coding sequence ATGAAATTAGTTTTTTGTTTTTTCTTCGGAATTTTCTTCGGAATATATCCTGCTTTTGCACAATCGGATATCAACCAATATGATGAGAACGGGAAGCGCCATGGTGTCTGGAAGAAATATTTCAGCAATAGTCAGCAATTGCGCTACGAAGGTGAATTCGATCATGGCAAGGAGGTAGGAACCTTTAAATATTACTGCGAAGAATGCAAAGATGTTCCTACAATTACCAGAGAATTCAAAAAAGACAATACAGCCTTGGTGAAATACTTTACTAAAAAAGGAAAACTGGTAAGTGAAGGAATGATGGATGGTAAAGACCGCATTGGTGAATGGATATATTATCATGAAAAATCGGAAGCTGTAATGACAAAGGAGTCGTATGTAAACGGTAAGCTTCACGGAAAAAAGATCACCTATTACCCCAACGGAAAAGTCACTGAAGAGATCAATTATGAAAATGGAGTGATGCAAGGGGAGAATCTGTACTATTCATATGATGGAGTACTGTTGAAAAAGCTTAAATACGAGAACGACCAACTTCAGGGAGAGGCTACCTATTATGATGCGCATGGGAATGTGGTCATCGAAGGTTTTTACAAGGACGGCAAAAAGCACGGCCTGTGGAAATATTATAAGGACGGTAAAATCATACTCGAAGAAACCTACCCAAAACCTCAGGATTAA
- the yidC gene encoding membrane protein insertase YidC yields MEEKKFDINSLIGFVLIGGILVWMLYLQSPTPEEIEAEKAKQEQLTEENSPAQKDTTTTLDDGISEMTAETTPGDSLAFEKLKTTLGSFAYSGTLSSATDATTTLENDVLLLKISNKGGYITEAMLKEHTTYTGEQVYLIKDGNASLNLQFNSENRTLNTRDLYFEPSVSQSGENTVLTMRLKTSESAFIEYRYELSPGEYMLGFSLRSQGLDGIVNTTQPMYLDWNMKGYRHAKSISYENRYSRLTYEFENGDDHSKLDPTGEDEENEKDVTWMNFRQHFFSSMILTDTPFREVRLTSLDLVEDEEIDTVYTKQYGAKMLLEPSGGGIAYNMDMYYGPTDYQILKKYDRNLDEAMPLGWGIFGMINKYLIIPLFGFLSGMLPAGIAIIVLTILIKLALSPVQYKQYLSQMKMKILKPELDEIRKKYEGNSMKIQQETLKLQNVAGASPLKGCLPALLQIPVFYALFTFFPTAFDLRQKSFLWAEDLSSYDTIAELPFHIPFYGDHVSLFPILASIAIFVYMMMTMGQSMQATQQPGMPNMKFLMYLSPLFMLVFFNNYASGLSLYYFVSNLITIGIMLVIKNFILDEDKIHAKIQANKKKPKKKNRFQRKMAEMMEQAEQQKNAGKRK; encoded by the coding sequence ATGGAAGAAAAGAAATTTGATATTAACTCGCTTATCGGGTTCGTTTTAATAGGAGGAATACTGGTTTGGATGCTTTATTTACAGAGTCCGACTCCGGAGGAGATAGAAGCCGAAAAGGCAAAGCAGGAACAACTTACAGAAGAAAATTCTCCAGCACAGAAAGATACTACTACGACGCTGGACGATGGTATTTCAGAAATGACCGCAGAAACTACTCCTGGAGATTCTCTGGCTTTCGAGAAACTTAAAACAACGCTGGGTTCATTTGCGTATTCGGGTACTCTGTCCTCTGCGACAGATGCTACCACGACCCTTGAAAATGATGTTCTGTTATTAAAGATTAGTAATAAAGGCGGTTATATTACCGAGGCAATGTTAAAAGAGCACACCACTTATACAGGAGAACAGGTGTATCTTATCAAAGACGGTAATGCTTCGCTAAATCTTCAATTCAATTCAGAGAATAGAACGCTTAATACCAGAGACCTCTACTTTGAACCGTCTGTTTCTCAATCGGGTGAGAATACGGTTTTAACGATGCGTTTAAAAACTTCGGAAAGCGCGTTCATTGAATATCGCTACGAACTTTCTCCCGGAGAATATATGCTCGGATTTAGTCTGCGCTCTCAGGGACTGGATGGGATCGTAAATACAACGCAACCCATGTACCTGGACTGGAATATGAAGGGGTATCGGCATGCTAAAAGTATCTCGTACGAAAACCGCTATTCACGTCTTACCTATGAATTTGAAAATGGAGATGATCATTCAAAACTCGATCCCACGGGGGAAGATGAAGAAAACGAGAAGGATGTGACATGGATGAACTTCCGTCAGCATTTTTTCAGCTCCATGATCCTTACAGATACTCCCTTCAGGGAAGTGCGATTAACCTCATTGGATCTGGTTGAAGATGAAGAGATAGATACCGTATATACTAAACAATATGGAGCAAAAATGTTACTGGAACCTTCCGGTGGTGGTATTGCCTATAACATGGACATGTATTACGGTCCTACCGATTACCAAATATTAAAGAAATACGATCGAAATCTGGATGAGGCCATGCCGTTGGGATGGGGTATCTTCGGAATGATCAACAAATACCTTATCATTCCGTTATTCGGATTTTTGAGTGGCATGCTTCCTGCAGGGATCGCGATCATCGTGCTTACCATACTTATCAAATTAGCTTTGTCTCCGGTTCAGTACAAACAGTATCTCTCACAAATGAAAATGAAGATACTGAAGCCCGAACTTGATGAGATCCGTAAAAAATATGAAGGCAACTCAATGAAGATCCAACAGGAAACCCTGAAGCTTCAGAATGTTGCCGGGGCTAGTCCGTTAAAAGGATGTTTACCGGCCTTACTGCAGATTCCGGTCTTCTATGCCTTATTTACGTTTTTTCCAACGGCTTTCGATTTGAGACAAAAGAGTTTTCTTTGGGCCGAAGACCTTTCCAGTTACGATACCATAGCCGAATTACCGTTTCACATTCCGTTTTATGGTGATCATGTTAGTTTATTTCCGATCCTCGCATCCATTGCTATCTTCGTTTATATGATGATGACCATGGGGCAGAGTATGCAGGCCACACAGCAGCCGGGAATGCCTAATATGAAATTTTTAATGTATCTCTCTCCGCTCTTTATGTTGGTGTTCTTCAACAATTATGCGAGTGGATTATCCTTGTATTATTTTGTCTCCAATCTCATTACCATTGGAATCATGTTGGTGATCAAGAATTTTATTCTCGACGAAGATAAGATCCATGCTAAAATTCAGGCGAATAAGAAAAAGCCAAAGAAAAAGAATCGTTTTCAGCGTAAGATGGCCGAAATGATGGAACAGGCAGAACAGCAAAAAAATGCTGGCAAACGCAAGTAA
- a CDS encoding NAD(P)H-dependent flavin oxidoreductase, whose protein sequence is MQNRITELFKIEHPIIQAGMIWNSGWRLASACSNAGALGLLGAGSMYPEVLREHIIKCQKATNKPFGVNVPMLYPQIDEIIDIIIEEGVKIVFTSAGNPKTYTAKLKEQGIIVVHVVSSVKFALKAQDAGVDAVVAEGFEAGGHNGREETTTFTLIPMVKEQISVPLIAAGGIANGNGMLAAMVLGADAVQVGSRFVASEESSSHRAFKQMVVDAKEGDTLLTLKELAPVRMMKNKFFEDVMRLYITNPTKEALQELLGRARAKRGMFEGDLEEGELEIGQIAGLIHDIKPAAQIVNDMVSEFEAAKKMVSHF, encoded by the coding sequence GTGCAGAACAGAATTACCGAACTTTTTAAAATTGAACATCCTATTATCCAGGCAGGAATGATTTGGAACAGCGGCTGGCGACTTGCCAGTGCCTGTAGTAATGCCGGTGCATTAGGATTGTTGGGGGCCGGCTCCATGTATCCTGAAGTGCTTCGGGAGCACATTATAAAATGCCAGAAAGCAACGAATAAGCCATTCGGTGTAAACGTGCCTATGCTTTATCCTCAAATTGATGAGATCATTGATATCATCATAGAAGAAGGTGTGAAGATCGTTTTTACTTCCGCGGGAAACCCTAAAACATATACAGCAAAACTTAAAGAACAGGGTATCATCGTCGTTCATGTGGTTAGTAGTGTAAAATTTGCACTAAAGGCACAGGACGCAGGCGTGGATGCCGTGGTAGCCGAAGGGTTTGAGGCCGGAGGTCATAACGGCAGAGAAGAAACCACAACATTTACTTTGATTCCTATGGTAAAGGAGCAGATATCGGTACCGCTTATCGCTGCCGGGGGAATTGCCAACGGAAATGGTATGTTGGCCGCGATGGTCTTAGGTGCAGACGCAGTTCAGGTGGGAAGTCGTTTTGTGGCTTCCGAAGAATCCTCTTCACACAGAGCATTTAAGCAAATGGTTGTGGATGCTAAAGAAGGAGACACTCTTTTAACACTTAAAGAGCTTGCTCCGGTTCGAATGATGAAAAATAAGTTCTTTGAAGACGTAATGCGTTTATATATCACCAATCCCACTAAGGAAGCCTTGCAGGAATTACTGGGCCGCGCTCGTGCGAAAAGAGGTATGTTTGAAGGCGATCTGGAAGAAGGAGAATTGGAAATCGGACAAATAGCGGGACTCATTCACGATATAAAACCTGCGGCACAAATTGTTAACGATATGGTTTCCGAATTTGAAGCTGCTAAAAAAATGGTATCACACTTTTAG
- a CDS encoding DUF3820 family protein, with the protein MNDGNNSAPVNPLPNPGHLEELANYKMPFGKYKDRYLVNLPEAYFVWFKQKGFPQGKLGLFMQEMHEIKINGLEDLVRKLIR; encoded by the coding sequence ATGAACGATGGAAATAATTCAGCTCCCGTAAACCCTCTACCCAATCCCGGGCATCTCGAAGAATTAGCAAATTATAAAATGCCCTTTGGGAAGTATAAGGATCGATATCTGGTAAATCTTCCGGAAGCCTACTTCGTTTGGTTCAAACAGAAGGGTTTTCCTCAGGGAAAACTGGGATTATTTATGCAAGAAATGCATGAGATCAAGATCAACGGACTGGAAGATCTGGTGCGGAAATTAATTCGATGA
- the mnmA gene encoding tRNA 2-thiouridine(34) synthase MnmA: MRKKRVVVGLSGGVDSSVAAYLLKKKGYDVIGLFMKNWHDDSVTISNECPWLEDSNDAMLVAQKLEIPFQTVDLSEEYKERIVDYMFHEYKMGRTPNPDVLCNREIKFDVFMKIALKLGADFVATGHYCRKGTITSDGKEIYQLLSGKDPNKDQSYFLCQLSQEQLAKTLFPIGELLKPEVRKIAADQDLITAEKRDSQGLCFIGKVRLPEFLQQQLAPKEGVIVEVPSDFSAYKKATPEFSSEEAKLQFLSEKTAYSTSDGKIIGKHQGAHYFTKGQRKGLAVGGTKEPLFVIDTNVTENVIYTGQGKDHPGLYRRGLFVKQEEVHWVREDLALKEDETMEVMARIRYRQPLEKGILYQTDSGLYVIFDNPQSAITEGQFVAWYTHDELLGSGVIS, encoded by the coding sequence ATGAGAAAGAAACGTGTTGTTGTTGGACTAAGCGGAGGTGTAGACTCCAGTGTTGCTGCCTATCTTTTAAAAAAGAAGGGATACGACGTTATTGGGCTGTTTATGAAGAACTGGCACGATGATTCGGTAACCATTTCTAACGAATGTCCATGGCTGGAAGACAGTAATGATGCTATGTTAGTAGCTCAAAAACTGGAAATCCCATTTCAAACCGTGGACCTTAGTGAAGAATATAAGGAACGTATAGTCGATTATATGTTTCACGAATATAAGATGGGCAGAACCCCAAATCCCGATGTGCTTTGCAACCGGGAAATTAAATTCGATGTTTTTATGAAGATTGCTCTCAAATTGGGAGCAGATTTTGTTGCTACCGGACACTATTGTCGAAAAGGGACTATCACTAGTGACGGCAAGGAAATATATCAATTACTTTCCGGGAAGGATCCAAATAAGGATCAGTCTTACTTTTTGTGTCAGTTGTCGCAGGAACAACTTGCCAAAACATTATTTCCTATTGGGGAGTTGCTAAAACCGGAAGTTAGAAAGATCGCCGCAGATCAGGATCTTATTACTGCTGAAAAGCGAGACTCGCAAGGATTGTGTTTTATAGGTAAGGTTCGACTTCCCGAATTTCTTCAGCAACAACTGGCTCCAAAGGAAGGTGTTATCGTTGAGGTGCCTTCAGACTTTTCAGCGTATAAAAAGGCAACCCCGGAGTTTTCTTCCGAAGAGGCTAAATTGCAATTTCTTTCAGAAAAAACCGCTTACAGCACTTCCGACGGAAAGATCATCGGAAAGCATCAAGGGGCACATTATTTTACGAAAGGACAGCGAAAAGGACTGGCCGTGGGCGGAACCAAAGAACCCTTGTTTGTTATCGATACCAATGTAACCGAAAATGTGATCTATACCGGACAAGGAAAAGATCATCCCGGGCTATATCGCAGAGGACTTTTTGTTAAACAGGAAGAAGTACATTGGGTGCGTGAGGACCTAGCTTTAAAAGAAGATGAAACTATGGAAGTTATGGCGCGTATTCGCTATCGGCAACCTTTGGAAAAAGGGATTCTGTATCAAACAGATTCGGGACTTTATGTTATCTTTGATAATCCCCAATCGGCCATTACGGAAGGGCAGTTTGTCGCTTGGTACACCCACGATGAATTGTTGGGTAGTGGGGTAATTTCTTAA
- a CDS encoding CTP synthase, whose translation MSTTKYIFVTGGVSSSLGKGIIAASLAKLLQARGYRVTIQKLDPYINVDPGTLNPYEHGECYVTDDGAETDLDLGHYERFLNVSTSQANNVTTGRIYQSVIEKERRGEFLGKTVQVVPHITNEIKERIQLLGNNGDYDIVITEIGGTVGDIESLPYIESVRQLKWEMGDDNALVIHLTLVPYLSAAGELKTKPTQHSVKTLMESGIKADILVCRTEHELSDDLKRKLALFCNVKKEAVIQSIDASTIYDVPNMMLDEGLDKVTLAKLNLPDDSKPDLNRWNQFLQRHKNPKSEVRIGLIGKYVELQDSYKSILESFIHAGAENEVKVHVEAIHSEHIDANSIAEELSGLDGILVAPGFGERGIEGKIEAVRYARENNLPFLGICLGMQMAVIEFARNVLKLNDANSTEMNENTSHPVINLMEDQKSVTNKGGTMRLGAWACEVEPDSIVGRIYNSKVINERHRHRYEYNNDYRDELENAGLKATGINPETGLVEIIEIPDHPWFVGVQYHPEYKSTVANPHPLFVGFVKAAHEHAARH comes from the coding sequence ATGAGCACTACAAAATATATCTTCGTAACGGGCGGAGTATCTTCATCATTAGGAAAAGGAATAATCGCAGCTTCATTGGCTAAATTACTACAGGCCAGAGGGTATCGTGTGACTATCCAAAAGTTGGATCCCTATATTAATGTAGATCCCGGTACTTTAAATCCGTATGAACACGGAGAGTGTTATGTAACCGACGATGGTGCCGAAACCGACCTGGATCTTGGGCATTATGAGCGCTTTTTAAACGTTTCTACTTCGCAAGCCAATAACGTTACAACAGGAAGGATCTACCAAAGTGTGATCGAAAAGGAACGTCGCGGAGAATTTCTAGGGAAAACCGTTCAGGTGGTTCCTCATATTACCAACGAAATTAAAGAACGAATTCAATTGCTTGGGAATAACGGTGATTACGATATAGTGATCACCGAAATTGGGGGTACGGTTGGTGATATAGAATCCTTACCCTATATAGAATCTGTTCGTCAGTTAAAATGGGAAATGGGAGACGACAATGCACTCGTAATTCACCTTACTTTAGTTCCATATCTCTCAGCAGCAGGAGAATTAAAGACCAAACCTACGCAGCATTCTGTAAAAACTCTGATGGAAAGCGGTATTAAAGCCGATATTCTGGTATGTCGTACCGAACATGAATTATCCGATGATCTGAAACGAAAACTAGCGCTTTTTTGTAATGTAAAAAAGGAAGCGGTTATCCAATCTATCGATGCATCCACCATATACGATGTGCCTAATATGATGCTCGATGAAGGACTGGACAAAGTTACACTTGCCAAGCTAAATCTTCCCGATGACAGTAAACCCGATTTGAATCGTTGGAATCAATTCTTACAAAGACATAAGAATCCGAAGAGTGAAGTGCGTATCGGACTCATTGGAAAGTATGTGGAGCTTCAGGATAGTTATAAATCCATACTGGAATCATTTATTCATGCCGGTGCCGAAAATGAAGTGAAAGTACATGTGGAAGCTATACACAGTGAACATATCGATGCCAATTCGATAGCCGAAGAGCTTTCCGGTTTGGACGGAATATTGGTGGCTCCCGGTTTTGGAGAGCGTGGTATTGAAGGAAAGATAGAAGCGGTGCGCTATGCTCGTGAAAATAACCTGCCTTTTCTTGGAATCTGTCTTGGAATGCAAATGGCAGTGATAGAATTTGCGCGCAATGTCCTTAAACTCAACGATGCAAATTCCACAGAGATGAACGAAAATACATCTCACCCGGTGATCAATTTAATGGAAGACCAGAAAAGTGTTACCAACAAAGGCGGTACCATGCGTTTGGGAGCCTGGGCCTGTGAAGTAGAACCTGATAGTATAGTAGGGCGAATTTATAATAGTAAAGTAATTAACGAACGACATAGACACCGCTACGAGTACAATAATGACTACCGCGATGAACTTGAGAATGCAGGACTAAAAGCTACCGGTATCAATCCGGAAACAGGATTGGTTGAGATCATTGAAATTCCCGATCACCCTTGGTTTGTAGGGGTACAATATCACCCCGAATACAAGAGCACAGTTGCAAATCCGCATCCACTGTTCGTAGGTTTTGTCAAGGCTGCTCACGAACACGCGGCCAGGCATTAA